The candidate division WOR-3 bacterium nucleotide sequence TACAGGATGGCTAAAAAGTTTGTCGTGGATACAAAGGCAATACCCTCTGACGAGGGAACTGCAGAAATAATAAAAGACCCGGTCTACGAAAAAAAGATGGATAATTATGACAAAGAACTCAAAAGAAGAACGACCCCCATCTGGGAGGATGTCTACTTACATGGCGCTCGACGCTGATAAGCAGTTAGAGATAATAAGAACCAATGTCGCGGAATTGATATCCGAAGAAGAACTACTATACAAACTAAAAGCAAAAAGAAAACTCCGGGTCAAACTCGGCATCGACCCTTCGGGTCCTGAAATCCACCTCGGCTTCAGCGTCGTCCTGCGCAAGCTAAGGCAGTTCCAGGACCTCGGACATACAGCGGTAATGGTTGTAGGCGACTTCACAGGGATGATCGGCGACCCGAGCGGTGTTTCCAAGACACGGCCAAAACTCACAAAGAAGCAGGTGGCAAAGAACATGGCAAAATACAAGGAGCAGATATTCCGTATCCTCGATCCTAAACGCACGGAATTCACCTACAACAGTAAGTGGCTGGGCGCGCTATCCATGTATGACCTTGTGGAACTGGCGTCGAAATACACGGTTGCCCGCATCCTCGAGCGTGATGATTTTTCTCAGCGTCTTAAAGACGGTCTGCCGGTCTACATGCATGAAATATTGTATCCGCTGTGCCAGGGATACGATTCAGTGGCGATCAGGGCAGATGTAGAACTCGGCGGTACCGATCAGAAATTCAACCTCCTCGTGGGACGGGAACTCATGCGTGAGTCTAGTATGGAACCGCAGGTGGTCTTGATGATGCCGATCCTCGAGGGCACCGACGGTGTGAGAAAGATGAGCAAGAGTTTCAACAACTACATAGGCATTACCGAATCACCCAAGCAGATGCTGGGCAAGATCATGTCTTTGCCCGATGAACTTATCATAAAATACTGGCGTTTGGCCACCGACGCTTTCCCCCACCGCATCGAGGAATACCGCATGGCTTTGGAGGACTGTTCGATGAACCCGCGCGATGCAAAAATCGACTTGGCAAAGACGCTGGTGCGGATGTATCACTCGGCGCAAGCCGCGCAGAAAACCGCAGAAGATTTCCAGCGTGTCTTCACGCAACGGGAACTACCCGAGAAGATAGATGAATACAAAGCAACAAAAATAAATAACAACATAATCGACCTGCTGGTCGAATCCAAATTAATGGGCTCTCGCAGCGAGGCAAAAAGAAAAATTCGCGAAGGGGCAATCGATGTCGACGGTGTGCGAGTCGATGACATTAATTATAGCGTAGAGTTAAAGCAACCCGTTGTACTGCGCGCCGGCAAACACAAATTCCTCAGAGTATCTAAGAAGTAACGCTCCTACCTCACCTGACTAATACGAATGATCTTTCATGTCTAACCTCTGGCGTCTCCAGCACCAGAAAGTAAGTACCCTGCGGGAGGTTCCTTGTGTTGAGAATTGATTCATGGACACCTGCGGGCTTGAAACCATCGTACACCGTTTCCACCAACTGGCCTACCGTGTTGTACAACTTCAGTGAAATATGTGTCGCGGTAGGTAATGAGAAAGAGATCAGTCCCGTATGTGAAACAGGATTCGGCAAAACTCGCATTTCGCATTTCGCAATCCGCAATTCTTTATTCTCCTCTACACCAGTGTACAAGTACCAGAACATGTTGTAGTAATCCTCAGCATACTGGTCGATCAGCGCGATCGCTGTATCAGGCCGATGAAACGGATATCCGTACACGATGTCGGCGAACATGACCGCGAATATCAAAGTGACAGTTGAATCAGGTGACACGTTGAATGGACCAGTGGAGACAACAAAGCTTTGATCATCAGGGTCCCCGGGGATTGTGTCAAGCGGTTCGTACGCACCAGTTAAATAATCGTATCCTGCCAGCACAGCGTATCGCTCCGGGTCTGTCTCTGGGTAGGGAAAAAAGAACTTCTTCAATGCTGTCATGCCTCTCTGCGGCCATTGCGATGGATCGCGCCAGTCAGGAACGCCGTCATTGTCCGCATCCCACAAGTATTGCGGAAGATTATTAACATAATATACGCTATCTCGCTCGTATTGATCGAGAATGCCGTCACCATCCTTATCCATGCCCACAATGAGGTCATATGGTGTCTGCAATAGATCTAGTCCAACAACACCCGGTTCCCACGGCGGTGTACCCGGTTCTTCGGTCAAATCCCACTGGTACGCGACGTTATCAACTGCTATTGTATCCGGCTCGATGAAGTACTTGTGATCGATAATTCCGCTAAATCGTTCATCAGCGTTCATCCACTCACCGATTTCGCCATTCATATATAAACCAATGTAGCAGTGAAATAGTGTATGGCAAGATACATTCTTTATTTCATCGACAAAGAAAATCATATCCTGTAAAAATGGAAGATCCCACACGTAGACAGTCTGATAAAACTCTATTCCGATCGGCCTTCCACCCTGCGTATGGTACGCAGAATCACAATCATTGAAACAGCACCATGAATCCTGATGAGATACCGCTTCCTGGGGTGCCATGGGAAATGTATCCACTGGCGGCGGCCAATTATACGGATACATATATATGATCGCACAAGGATGGCTCACCGACATACCGTCCAGACCGGGAGCGAATTCAGAGGACCACCACCAAGTCGTCACGAGCGTGTCACCGGTCAGAGAATCGATAGTACCGAACCAACTACCTGCTCCGTAGATGTAATTGTGGCCTGAGCCTACAGGCCACCAGCAGCCTGGTGTACCGTACTCAGTCAAGCCAAACATGCCGTAGTTGGAGATACACATCTCGACCCGGTTTGTGTCATGGCGTAATATCTGAAAATCTCGCCCCATACTTTCAGCACTCACGAATCCCAAGAGAAGAACACACATCACCTGTATCATCCCGCCAACTCCTTTCAAGATGTTCACCTCAAGATAACGATGGAACGAGATATCTTTAATTCACCCGTCTCCAATACCAGGAAATAAGTCCCCTGCGGCAGTTCCCCGGTGTTGAGAATTGATTCATGCACACCCGCGGTTTTGAAACCATCAAATACCGTTTCCACCAACTGGCCCAGCGAATTGTACAATTTCAGTGAAACACTGGTCGCAGCGGGCAGCGAAAAAGAAATCACCCCGTTATTTGAAATCGGATTCGGCGAAATTCGCATTTCGCATTTCGCAATCCGCAATTCTTTATTCTCCTCTATCCCTGTATACAAGTACCAGTACATGTTATAGTAATCCTCGGCATACTGGTCGATCAGCGCGAGTGCTGTATCAGGCCTTGCATATATGTTCATCCAATCGGCAAACATGACCGCGAAGACCAGTGTAACAACAGAATCAGGTTCCAGGTCAAAAGGACCGCTCGAGAGAAGGAATCGCTGGTCGTCAGGCGCCGGTGGGATTGTATCATACGGCTCATACACACCGGTCTGGAAATTGTATCCAGCAAGGGACTCGTAGCGATCAGAGTCGATGTTCGGCTCTATATTTAGAGAGTATCTTTTAAGCGCGGTCATACCTAATTGTGGCCACTGCGAAGGGTCGCGCCAGTCTGGTACGCCGTCAAGATCAACGTCCCACATTGAAGACGGTAGGATATTTACATAATATACGCTATCTCTCTCGTACTGGTCGAGAATACCATCGCCGTCCTTATCCATTCCTTCAACCAGATCGAACGGTGTCTGCAGCAGGTCAAAGCCGATCGTGCCTGGATACCATGGAGGTGAGCCAGACTCAATCACTTCCTGCCACTGGTAGGCAACGTTATCCACAACAATCGTATCTCCATCAACGACATATTCTCGATATACAATGCCACTATACCTGTCATTCGAAGAAGTTCCATCCTCATCACCAATGTCGCAATTCGTGAGAAGTCCAGAATAGCAGTTATGAAGGGTATGCCCGGAGACATTCTTAACATCGTAAATGAAGAATATCATATCTTCAACGCACGGTATATCCCAGGCATACACGGTCTGATAAACCTCTATGCCGATCGGTCTCGTATCGCCGGGGATATGGTAGACCACATCAGAGTCATTGAAGCAACACCATGAATCCTCATGTGATACCGTATCTTGCGGTGCCATTGGCAGCGTATCTGGCGGTGCCGGCCAGTTATCCGGGTGCGTGTAGATGATCGCAGCCGGATGACTTGGAGACCAACCCGAAAGGCCGGGAGCGAATTCAGCCGCACCGCCGTGTGCACTAAAACCGATCGTTACTAGTGTGTCGCCGGTCAGTGAGTCAATCGTACCGAACCACAGACCTGCCCCATAGATGTAATTGTGGTGCAATTCTGCAGGCCACCAGCAGCCATAATTATTTCCCGTTTCATCCTGACCGAATTTGCCGTAGTTAGAGATACACATCTCCACCCGGTTAGTGTCGTGCCGCAGTATCTGAAACTCTCGCCCGGTAGCCAAGGCATTCATGGGGTACAACGCTACCACAACGAGAAGCAACATCACGAGTTTTATCATGTCAGAGCAATCCTGTCGTTCACCTCAGAACGACTATCGAACGAGATATCTTGAAATCCCCTGCTTCCAATACCAAGAAATACGTTCCCTGCGGCAATCCGTGGGTGTTAACAACGAATTCATGCACACCCGCAGGTTTGAAACCATCGTACACCGTTTCCACCAACTGGCCCAGTGTGTTGTACAACTTCAATGAAACACCGGTCGCAGCAGGTAATGAGAAAGAAATCAACCCGGTATTTGAAATCGGATTCGGCAAAATTCGCA carries:
- a CDS encoding T9SS type A sorting domain-containing protein, which gives rise to MIKLVMLLLVVVALYPMNALATGREFQILRHDTNRVEMCISNYGKFGQDETGNNYGCWWPAELHHNYIYGAGLWFGTIDSLTGDTLVTIGFSAHGGAAEFAPGLSGWSPSHPAAIIYTHPDNWPAPPDTLPMAPQDTVSHEDSWCCFNDSDVVYHIPGDTRPIGIEVYQTVYAWDIPCVEDMIFFIYDVKNVSGHTLHNCYSGLLTNCDIGDEDGTSSNDRYSGIVYREYVVDGDTIVVDNVAYQWQEVIESGSPPWYPGTIGFDLLQTPFDLVEGMDKDGDGILDQYERDSVYYVNILPSSMWDVDLDGVPDWRDPSQWPQLGMTALKRYSLNIEPNIDSDRYESLAGYNFQTGVYEPYDTIPPAPDDQRFLLSSGPFDLEPDSVVTLVFAVMFADWMNIYARPDTALALIDQYAEDYYNMYWYLYTGIEENKELRIAKCEMRISPNPISNNGVISFSLPAATSVSLKLYNSLGQLVETVFDGFKTAGVHESILNTGELPQGTYFLVLETGELKISRSIVILR
- the tyrS gene encoding tyrosine--tRNA ligase, coding for MSTYMALDADKQLEIIRTNVAELISEEELLYKLKAKRKLRVKLGIDPSGPEIHLGFSVVLRKLRQFQDLGHTAVMVVGDFTGMIGDPSGVSKTRPKLTKKQVAKNMAKYKEQIFRILDPKRTEFTYNSKWLGALSMYDLVELASKYTVARILERDDFSQRLKDGLPVYMHEILYPLCQGYDSVAIRADVELGGTDQKFNLLVGRELMRESSMEPQVVLMMPILEGTDGVRKMSKSFNNYIGITESPKQMLGKIMSLPDELIIKYWRLATDAFPHRIEEYRMALEDCSMNPRDAKIDLAKTLVRMYHSAQAAQKTAEDFQRVFTQRELPEKIDEYKATKINNNIIDLLVESKLMGSRSEAKRKIREGAIDVDGVRVDDINYSVELKQPVVLRAGKHKFLRVSKK
- a CDS encoding T9SS type A sorting domain-containing protein, yielding MIQVMCVLLLGFVSAESMGRDFQILRHDTNRVEMCISNYGMFGLTEYGTPGCWWPVGSGHNYIYGAGSWFGTIDSLTGDTLVTTWWWSSEFAPGLDGMSVSHPCAIIYMYPYNWPPPVDTFPMAPQEAVSHQDSWCCFNDCDSAYHTQGGRPIGIEFYQTVYVWDLPFLQDMIFFVDEIKNVSCHTLFHCYIGLYMNGEIGEWMNADERFSGIIDHKYFIEPDTIAVDNVAYQWDLTEEPGTPPWEPGVVGLDLLQTPYDLIVGMDKDGDGILDQYERDSVYYVNNLPQYLWDADNDGVPDWRDPSQWPQRGMTALKKFFFPYPETDPERYAVLAGYDYLTGAYEPLDTIPGDPDDQSFVVSTGPFNVSPDSTVTLIFAVMFADIVYGYPFHRPDTAIALIDQYAEDYYNMFWYLYTGVEENKELRIAKCEMRVLPNPVSHTGLISFSLPTATHISLKLYNTVGQLVETVYDGFKPAGVHESILNTRNLPQGTYFLVLETPEVRHERSFVLVR